The proteins below come from a single Gimesia alba genomic window:
- a CDS encoding ATP-dependent helicase: MDFQQVLTPPQYAAVSHHQGPLLVLAGPGSGKTRVITHRIASLIHAGIPQHQILGITFTNKASDEMGERVRQLIPDSRVEISTFHKFCVRILRRYGNTVGLDSNFSIFDTTDQHQLIRYVLNELDIDTVAYNPSTIASMISRAKNDLITAERFVEAFQESIGDHLQAVAARVYPVYQKLLLESNAVDFDDLLLHVASLLKGSPELRATLDERYQYILVDEYQDTNLAQYQIVMGLSLNTRNLCVTGDPDQSIYGWRGAKIENILQFERDFPDCKTIRLEQNFRSTKAILRVADDLISHNQRRKPKTLFTENQEGCPVELLCFSDERQEANEIALHIRNAVDRGDYDFNDFAVFYRVNSLSRELELALARHKIPYQLAGSVAFYERTEVKDLLSYLKLINNPDDRVAFSRIVNKPLRGIGKATQNKLIRWAEERGTSLLEAAHQAKDCPALSKRASNMVARFAKMISGFSMADSGSVGHLMEAVIDSTRLIDSWKESPDEEDQQRISNVNELLSTARKYDEIFGEETNLEGFLEASTLASATDQLDSNAGRVTLMTLHAAKGLEYPVVFIVGVEQNLIPHERVLREEFRDGLEEERRLFFVGITRAEQCLYLTQTRERSLRGRPWRTITSDFLKEIDVDVKDQTDNMFETKSHFDEFVESIKRGEVDTEALKAATPKRPLLMTGADLLKQTPEAADIPQGFSVGMRVRHPRYGVGTVMGISGYARKRTLDVLFDDADESQTFIAAHCPLQPLGLR; this comes from the coding sequence TTGGATTTTCAGCAGGTCCTGACGCCTCCGCAGTATGCGGCGGTCTCACATCATCAAGGCCCCTTACTGGTCCTGGCTGGTCCCGGCTCCGGCAAAACACGTGTGATTACCCACCGGATTGCCTCGCTGATTCACGCAGGGATTCCTCAACATCAAATCTTAGGAATTACCTTCACCAACAAAGCTTCGGACGAAATGGGCGAGCGGGTCCGCCAGTTGATCCCAGATTCACGCGTGGAAATTTCGACCTTTCACAAATTCTGTGTGCGGATTCTGAGACGCTACGGAAACACCGTCGGCCTGGATAGCAACTTCTCGATTTTTGACACGACGGACCAGCATCAGTTGATTCGCTACGTTCTGAATGAATTGGATATCGATACCGTCGCCTATAATCCGTCAACCATCGCCTCCATGATCAGCCGTGCCAAGAATGACCTGATCACAGCAGAACGATTTGTCGAAGCGTTTCAGGAATCGATAGGCGATCATCTGCAGGCAGTCGCGGCACGCGTCTATCCGGTTTATCAGAAGCTGTTACTCGAATCGAATGCCGTCGACTTTGACGATCTGTTATTACACGTCGCCAGCCTCCTGAAAGGGTCACCTGAACTCCGGGCAACGCTGGATGAACGCTATCAATATATTCTCGTTGATGAATATCAGGATACGAATCTGGCACAGTATCAAATTGTAATGGGACTTTCCTTGAACACGCGTAATCTGTGCGTGACCGGCGACCCCGATCAGTCGATCTATGGCTGGCGTGGTGCAAAAATAGAAAACATCCTGCAGTTTGAACGCGATTTTCCGGACTGCAAAACCATTCGCCTGGAACAAAACTTTCGCAGCACGAAAGCCATCTTGAGAGTCGCCGACGATCTGATTTCACATAACCAGAGACGCAAACCGAAAACGCTGTTTACCGAAAATCAAGAAGGTTGTCCCGTTGAACTGCTCTGCTTCAGTGACGAACGGCAGGAAGCCAACGAGATTGCCCTCCATATTCGAAACGCCGTCGATCGAGGCGATTATGATTTTAATGACTTCGCCGTTTTCTACCGTGTGAATTCGCTTTCCCGAGAACTGGAACTGGCTCTGGCACGCCATAAAATCCCGTATCAACTGGCCGGCAGTGTGGCCTTTTATGAGCGGACCGAAGTCAAAGACCTGCTGTCCTATCTGAAATTGATCAACAATCCTGACGACCGCGTCGCGTTTTCCCGGATTGTGAATAAACCACTGCGGGGAATCGGCAAAGCCACCCAAAACAAGCTGATTCGCTGGGCCGAAGAACGCGGCACCAGCTTGCTGGAAGCCGCCCATCAGGCGAAGGACTGCCCCGCGCTTTCTAAACGTGCCTCAAATATGGTCGCCCGGTTTGCAAAAATGATCTCTGGTTTTTCCATGGCCGACTCCGGTTCGGTGGGGCATTTAATGGAAGCCGTCATCGATAGTACGCGCCTGATCGACAGCTGGAAAGAAAGCCCTGACGAAGAGGATCAGCAACGCATCTCCAACGTGAATGAATTACTCTCAACCGCTCGGAAATATGATGAAATTTTCGGCGAAGAAACGAATCTGGAAGGCTTCCTGGAAGCCAGTACTCTGGCGAGTGCCACCGACCAGTTAGACTCGAATGCCGGCCGCGTCACATTAATGACCTTGCACGCGGCTAAAGGTCTGGAATACCCGGTCGTCTTTATCGTGGGAGTGGAACAAAATCTAATTCCGCACGAACGCGTTTTGCGTGAAGAATTTCGCGATGGCCTGGAAGAAGAGCGGCGGCTGTTTTTCGTGGGCATCACGCGGGCCGAACAATGTTTATATTTAACACAGACGCGCGAGCGTTCTCTCAGAGGCCGTCCCTGGCGAACCATTACTAGCGATTTTTTGAAAGAGATCGACGTCGATGTCAAAGACCAGACAGACAACATGTTCGAAACGAAATCGCACTTCGATGAATTTGTCGAGTCCATCAAACGCGGCGAAGTCGATACCGAAGCCTTAAAAGCAGCAACACCCAAACGCCCGCTGTTGATGACGGGGGCCGACCTGTTGAAACAGACGCCGGAGGCCGCCGACATCCCACAAGGGTTTTCTGTGGGAATGCGCGTCAGGCATCCGCGTTATGGTGTAGGGACTGTTATGGGTATCAGCGGCTATGCCCGCAAGCGAACGCTCGACGTCCTGTTTGATGATGCCGACGAAAGCCAGACCTTCATCGCCGCTCACTGTCCCCTACAACCGTTGGGACTGCGCTAA
- a CDS encoding DNA gyrase/topoisomerase IV subunit B has protein sequence MATAAKSSNAKKYSAKDIEVLEGLEAVRRRPSMYIGGVDIRGLHHLLWEVVDNSVDEYLAKEADTIVVTLHKDGASCSVKDNGRGIPVDKHPKTKKSALELILTTLHAGGKFSDKNYARSGGLHGVGSSVVNALSSEMVATVVRDGHQYVQRYKKGRPTTPVKKVKPFRGHGTEIYFRPDDDIFRRVHFNADTIRQHLEDVAFIHGGLKITFRDEVKKETHELSHPEGIRGYLEKLTQEQQKKPVHEQLFFAEKEDKNIRVEMVMRWTDATDEQVRSYVNGIRTHAGGTHESGLRSGIAKAVKNYMDVHNIKHKGLSISTDDIREGVLCLISVFHNDPMFQGQTKEKLNNPEVSSFVEGIVRPLLETWLNNNPSIADAVVGRIVLAARARAASRDAQKEVRRKTVTNRKSTLPGKLLDCRSNKPEESELFLVEGLSAGGTAAMGRDSRIQAVLPLRGKVLNTESLAISKIMGNQEIKDLVETLGTGIGPNFEIMNLRYNRIILLMDADSDGYHISTLLLTFFFRHMRELIRQGKLFLAQPPLYCIKVGNEKHYAQDDVQKEEIVESLGANRKFEIGRFKGLGEMTASELKETTLDPKHRVLLKVDIDSQLEADNTFAQLFGKDASLRYDLIMQEAIEADDIDY, from the coding sequence ATGGCAACTGCAGCAAAATCTTCTAACGCAAAAAAATACTCCGCCAAAGACATCGAAGTCCTGGAAGGACTGGAAGCCGTCCGCAGACGCCCCTCCATGTATATTGGGGGAGTTGATATCCGCGGCCTGCATCATCTGCTCTGGGAAGTCGTTGATAACTCGGTCGATGAATATCTGGCGAAGGAAGCCGATACGATTGTCGTCACCCTGCATAAAGATGGTGCCTCGTGCAGTGTGAAAGATAACGGACGCGGGATTCCCGTTGACAAACATCCCAAAACCAAAAAGTCGGCGTTGGAACTGATCCTGACCACCCTGCATGCCGGGGGAAAGTTTTCCGATAAAAACTACGCACGCAGTGGCGGTTTGCACGGTGTTGGTTCTTCTGTCGTCAATGCGCTTTCTTCGGAGATGGTTGCCACCGTGGTCCGCGACGGGCATCAATATGTGCAGCGTTACAAAAAAGGCCGTCCCACGACGCCCGTAAAAAAGGTAAAACCGTTCCGCGGACACGGCACCGAAATTTACTTCCGCCCGGACGACGATATTTTCCGGCGGGTCCACTTCAATGCCGATACGATTCGCCAGCATCTGGAAGACGTGGCGTTTATTCATGGCGGGTTGAAGATCACGTTTCGGGATGAGGTCAAAAAAGAGACACACGAACTGTCTCACCCGGAAGGGATTCGTGGTTACCTGGAAAAACTGACACAGGAACAACAGAAAAAACCGGTTCACGAACAACTGTTTTTCGCAGAGAAGGAAGATAAGAATATCCGCGTTGAGATGGTCATGCGCTGGACCGATGCGACCGATGAGCAGGTTCGCAGTTATGTGAACGGGATTCGGACTCATGCCGGGGGAACCCACGAAAGTGGTCTGCGTTCCGGAATTGCCAAGGCCGTCAAAAATTATATGGACGTGCATAACATCAAGCACAAAGGCCTTTCGATTTCCACAGACGATATCCGCGAAGGCGTATTGTGTCTGATTTCGGTATTTCATAACGACCCCATGTTCCAGGGGCAGACCAAAGAAAAGCTGAATAACCCCGAAGTCAGCAGCTTTGTGGAAGGCATTGTGCGTCCGCTGTTGGAAACCTGGTTGAATAACAACCCGAGCATCGCCGATGCGGTGGTCGGCCGGATTGTATTAGCGGCACGTGCCCGGGCGGCCAGTCGCGATGCGCAAAAAGAAGTCCGCCGCAAAACGGTCACGAACCGAAAATCAACCCTGCCAGGCAAGCTGCTGGATTGTCGTTCTAACAAGCCGGAAGAATCCGAATTGTTTCTGGTGGAAGGTTTATCAGCCGGCGGAACCGCGGCAATGGGGCGCGACAGCCGTATTCAAGCGGTGTTACCGCTACGCGGAAAAGTGCTGAATACTGAATCGCTGGCGATTTCCAAAATCATGGGGAATCAGGAAATCAAGGACCTGGTGGAGACACTGGGAACAGGCATCGGCCCCAACTTTGAGATCATGAATCTGCGTTACAACCGGATCATCCTGCTGATGGATGCCGACAGTGACGGCTATCACATCAGCACGTTACTGCTCACGTTTTTCTTCCGGCATATGCGGGAACTGATTCGTCAGGGGAAACTCTTTCTGGCACAGCCCCCTTTGTATTGCATTAAGGTCGGCAACGAAAAACATTATGCACAGGACGATGTTCAGAAAGAAGAAATCGTGGAATCTCTGGGGGCCAATCGCAAGTTTGAAATTGGTCGCTTCAAAGGTCTGGGTGAGATGACCGCCAGTGAGTTGAAAGAAACGACGCTGGACCCCAAACACCGTGTGCTGTTGAAGGTTGATATCGACAGCCAGCTGGAAGCGGATAACACGTTCGCCCAACTGTTCGGAAAAGATGCCAGCCTGCGGTACGATCTGATCATGCAGGAGGCCATCGAAGCAGACGACATCGATTACTGA